The segment TATAAACCATAAAGAACTAGAAAAAGTAGTAGGAAATTTATCTAAAATTAAAGCAGTACATCTTAACTTTTCAAACAATGAGCTATATTTACTTTTTATATACGAGAAAGAAGAAAAAGAAATAAAAAATAAACCTTACAAAAGTGCAGGGATAGACATGGGAATAAACAATCTTTTAAGCATATATGTAGACGATAAAGAAACGCCAAGTTTAATAATAGATGGTAAAAAATATAAAACATATAATGCTAACTTTAATAGATTTATAGGGAAGTTAAATAAAGAAATATCGACTACAAAAGATAAAAACAAAAAAAGATATTTAGAAAAATATAGAACATACCTTTATGAAAAAAGAAATAGGTACTTTAATGACCAATTTCACAAGATTAGCAAAAGAGTATTAGAATATCTAGGAAAATATAAAGTAACAGAAATAATCCTATCAAATAATTTAAACAATCTAAAAAATAATGGTAAATGTAAATTAAATAAAGCTAACAAACAAAACTTCATACAAATACCATTTGGGAAGCTAATAAGGTATATAGAATACAAAGCAAAAGACTATGGAATAAAAGTAAAATATGTAGATGAAAGCTACACTTCAAAAACAAGTTCACTTACAGAAGATATAAAAATAATACAAAAGCTTCTACAATATAACCTTGATTTAACTAATGCATTGGGTGGGAAGCGAGTTAAACGAGGTTTATTCAAAGACAAAGCTATAAATAAAATAATCAATGCAGATTTAAACGGAGCGAGGAATATATGTTTACTAGGCAGTAAAAAAGCACAGCAGAAATACAAAGTAGGAGGTGAAAACCGTTGGCTTAATAAAAAGCTGTGCAATCCCATAAAAGTAGAAAGCGACTTCAAGTTATGCAGGCTTATAGCCTCATAATAGAAGTATCGGATAAGATCTATAAATCTATAAAGATTTATAGGTATGCGTTGCTTTCTATAAGGTTTTTATAGATATAAGTCAACGGGATACTGATTGCTTGTACTTACACGAAAAAAAGATGAAAGCATTATAATAGATGGAAAGATAGAAATAAAAGTAATAAGTATAGAAGAAAACAAAGTAAAGATTGGCATATCTGCTCCCAAGGATATAGAAATCCACCGTAAAGAAATATACATTCAAATACAAGAAGAAAACAGACAAGCAGCTTCAGGTAAACTAGACTTAAAAGATATTGCAAATATTTTCAAAAAATAGCTTTCCTTTTTATAGTTTGATATAATGTATATAAGAAATTAAAACTTGGATAGGTTACACTTAATTAGACAGAAAAAACTTGTACATGCATCTTATAACTCTCAATTTTTTTAAATTTTTTTAATTATCAATTTTCAATTATCAATTCTCAATTCTTTTACGGGGGGATTTCATGGAAAAAATTGAAAAATTACTAGGTGAAATTTTAGAAAATCAAAAGAAATTTGACAAAAGACTCGATGGTATAGACAAAAGACTTGATAGTATGGACGAAAGGTTCAATATTATCGACAAGAGACTTGATGGAATGGATGAAAGATTCAGCATTATCGATAAGAGACTGGATAATATGGACAAAAGATTTGACGATATGGACAAGAGGCTCGATGGTATGGATGAAAGGTTCAGTACTATCGATAAGAAACTTGACAGTATGGATAAAAGGATAGAAAAAGTGGAAGTTGAACTTACAAAACAGGGTATAATCCAAGAAAAAATGCAAAAGAATATTGAACTTCTTGTAGAAGGACATAATAACATACTAGAAACTATGGATAGGAAGTTTGAAGAAGTGAAAAAAGAATTCAATGAAAGATTGAGTGAGGTAGAATTTACTATTGCAGATTTAAGTGGAGATGTAAAATTTATCAAACATAAATCTTTTGAAAATGAAGAAAATTTATTCAAATTAAAAGAAAGTTTAAGAATTGTAAAATAAGTGAAAAAATAGTTTCTGTTGTTATTTTTATTAAACTTCTATTATATTTTAATAATTATTAGCTAAAAAAAGCTAAAGAAAATATATCCTACTGCCGATAAATATGGTGAGAATAAAAACAGCTGATTTACAGGCGGCTGATGTAAAACAGCTGTTTTAAACTAAATTTTTACGGCAAGGATGCCAAAGTGAAAAATAAAAAATTCAAGGAGGAGATTTTATGAGAATTAATCACAACTTAATGGCTTTAAATGCTCACAGACAATTAAAAATTAACAGTAGTGCTCAGTCAAAAGCATTAGAGAAATTATCTTCAGGTTATAGGATTAACAGAGCTGGGGACGATGCTGCAGGATTAGCTATCTCAGAAAAAATGAGAGCTCAAATAAGAGGTCTTAATCAAGCTTCAAGAAATGCTCAGGACAGTATTTCTTTAATTCAAACAGCTGAAGGTGCACTACAAGAAACTCAAGCAATACTTCAAAGAATGAGAGAGCTTGCAGTACAAGCAGCTAATGATACAAATGTAACTGCTGATAGAAGTGCAATAGCTCTTGAAATTAAAGAATTAGAGTCAGAAATTAATAGAATAGCTTCTCAAACAGAGTTCAACAAACAAAAATTATTGACAGGTGCATTTAGTGGTAAAGTATTCCAAATCGGAGCTAATAAGGATCAGACAATTACATTATCAATAGCAACAATGACTGCATCTGCATTAAAGATAAACAGTATAAATGTTAAAATGTCGAGTGCTGGTAGTGCTTCAGCTGCAATAGATACAATTAATAAGGCAATAGAAACTGTATCAAAAGAAAGAGCAAAACTTGGTGCAAATCAAAATAGGTTAGAGCATACAATCAAGAATTTAGATACTGCTGCTGAGAACTTGCAAGCAGCTGAATCAAGAATTAGAGATGTAGATATGGCTAAAGAAATGATGGAGTTTACTAAGCAAAATATCTTAAATCAAGCAGCTCAGGCGATGTTAGCTCAAGCTAATCAAGCACCACAGGGAGTACTTCAATTATTAAGATAATAAATATTAAAATAATAAAAACTCACGATATGATTAAAATATCGTGAGTTTTTATTATTTTTTAAAAAAAATCACAAAGTATGTCGATAATATATACAGAAGGATTTTGAGGTGATAAAATGGAGAATCAAATTTATCAGAACAATATTTCAGTTTTAAAAGAAGTTTATGGAGAGAATGTTATAGACATTCTTTCAGATGAAAGCGATGAAGAAATTATAATTGAAGAGGCTAAGGATGGAAGTTATACTTTAAAAATTATTATTGATGGGCAGTCAAAATATATAACGAGTAAGTATGCTCCGTTAAGAGAGGCAAAAAAATTTGTAGATAATATAGAAAAATATGATTATGAAACTTTATTTATAGTATTTGGAATGGGACTTGGATACCATATTTTTGAATTAAGTAAATTATTGGGTGAAAACAATAAAATACTTGTAATAGAGCCTAGTGTATCTGTTTTTAAAAAATCGATGGAGATTAATGATTGGACAGATTTGATGAAAAAAAAGAAGATTTTCTTTTTTATAGGTGAAGATATAGAAAGTATAGATCAATTCTATTATAGGCATATAAATGAATTAAATGTTAGCAATATCGAGTTTTTAGTATTTTCTCATTATGATAAATTTTTTTCTCAAATTTATAGAAAGATAGCAAAAAAATTAAAAGAGTGTATAGAAAATATTCGAGTTTCTATTTGTACATTGAAATATTTTTCTAATCAACTAAATTATAATCTTTTTAAAAACTTAAAAGAGGTTGTTAAAGGAGAAAATATTAGACTTTTAAAAGATAAATTCAAAGATATACCAGCTATTATTGTATCTGCTGGACCGTCATTAGATAAAAATATAAGGGAACTTAAAAAGGTGCAGGATAGAGCAGTAATTATTGCTGGTGGAAGAACCCTAAAACCGCTACTAGATAATGGTATAGATCCTAGTCTAGTAGTGTCATTAGATCCGGGCAGACCTGTTTATGAATTGATAAAAGATAATTTAGATAAAGAAATTCCATTAGTTACTACTGTTATATCACAAAGCGACATTATTCGTGAATATAGAGGAAAAAAATATTTTTCAAATGTTTTAGAGAGCATGGAATTAGTAAATTACTTATTGTCCAGAGAAATAGATAGGATTTCACAAGGAGGTTCTGTTGCAAATATGTCCTTGAGTCTTGCTCATTATATGGGATGCAATCCGATAATACTTGTAGGACAAGATCTTGCATACACCGATGGGAAAATTCATGCACAGAATTCTACCTATGAACTTGATGGCAATAATAAAAAACCAGATGAGGGCTTAATAGAAATAGAGGATATTTATGGAAACAGAGTTTGTACGAACACAGTATGGTTATCTTTTTTGAGGTGGTTTGAATTTTATATTCGTGAAAATCCAGAAAAAGAATATATTGATGCAACAGAAGGAGGAGCTAAAATAAATGGTACAAAGATTATGTCCCTTAAGGAAACAATAGAAAAGTATTGTACTGAGGAGATAAACATTGCAGAAAGGTTTAAAAATATAGACAGTAGTGATTCAGATGTTATTGAAAAAATTACATATTCATTAAGGAAATTGAAAGAGCTTAAAAAGAATTTAATAGAAGTCAAGAAAAAATCTATATCAGGGATTAAATTTAGTAAAAAAATGTTAGAATATTACAGAGATAATAGAGAATATGATATAAATGAAATTTTAAAGGCATTAGATGATATAGATGAAGATATTAAAAAATATAAACTTATGACTACTGGAATATATCATTTTATTTCTCCAATAATACTTCAAATATATCATAAAGAAGAATTTAGAGAAAAGATAAGTGAAACGGAAAGAGAAAGAGGTATTAGATTGGCTAAAAAGAGCTATGTATTATATGAAGGGATTAAAAATTCTATTGAACGAGTGATACCTTTAATAAGTGAATGTATAGAGGATTTTAAACAATGTGAAAGGAGCAATGGAATATGAATAAACAAAAGCAGATGCAAGAAGTGCTTAATGGGTTATATATGTATTTGGAGAGGTTAATATCTGGTATTATAAAAACGGCAGAATTGTATCAAGGTGGTAATGAAGGCAAAGCAAATGAAAATATGATTGATATTATAGATGGAATAAATTGGATTATAGAAGGTATAACAGCTACTTCTGAAATACAGAAAGAAAAAATAAATATTACAGATATGAATGAATATTTTGATGAAATAGTTCAAGCTTTTGAAAATAGTGATTATATACTTTTAAGTGATTTGCTTGAATATGAAATTGTTCCGGTTCTTAAAAATTGGAAGGAGAAAATATTTGTTTCGATTGGAGTGTAAGACATGGAATTTTTTAAGGAAAATTTAGATTTAATTAGAAAAAATGATTATATTCTATATAGAAAACTTTTAGAATTGGATATAGATAATAGAAATTATACTATAATTGAAACAAAAAATGGAAGATATACGCTTAAAGTAAGAGATTATGACGGTATAAGAGAAACAGTTACATTTCTTCATAGTAAATACAATCCTGATAGAGAAGCAGCAAATTTTGCTAAGATGCAATTTAGTGAAAAATCGAAGATTAATATTATCTATGGATTTGGACTTGGATACCATATAGAAAAAATATTAGAAATATTAGATATAGATGATATTCTTTATGTAGTAGATTTAAACTTGGAAGTATTTAAAATTGCTCTTAAACTTAATGATTTGAGGCATATTTTGTCAGATAAAAGATTAAAATTTATTATTTCAGATGATGAGAAATGGGTTGCCAAGAAAATTAAAAACTTATTATCAGATGAAAACAAATTTGTAATATATCCACCTTCTATTAAAACGATACCAAATAAATATTCATATTTTAAATTCCTTATGGAAGATTGGAACATGAAGAAGAGTGTAACAGAGAAATGGGCAGAACTTTTAAAAGATAATTTTGAAAAAAATAAAAAAATAGTTTGTGAGAACATAGGTGTGTTGTTTAATAGCTATAAGAATAAACCTATTATAATCGTTTCAGCAGGGCCTTCTTTAAATAAAAACAAATATTTGCTTAAAAAGATTAAAGGGAAAGCATTTATTTTTTCAGTAGGTTCGGCATTAAAACCTTTACTTAAGGTTGGGGTAAAACCTGATATGTTTTGTATTATAGATCCACAACCTATAACTTATAAGCAAATAGAAGGATTTGAAGATTTGGACATACCTTTAGTATTTTTAAATACGGCAAGTGCTTATACAGTTTCTAAGTATAAAGGGCCTAAGTATGTTGCAGTAAACAGAAGTTCGGAGCTGGAAAAGTCAGAATATCTAATAGATACAGGCGGTTCAGTGGCTACTGCTGTTATGGATATGGCCATAAAATTTGGAGGTAATCCTATTGTATTTATAGGACAAGATTTGGCATTTACAAACGGAGAGCACCATGCAGATGGGAATATGTATGGGGAAGAAGAAAAGGTGAAGTCTCTTCCAAACATGAGAAAAATAAGAGGACAAAATGGAGAGATTTTAGATACAACACTTGGGCTGTTAAGTTTTAAATACTGGATTGAAAATAAGATAAAAGATAATCCGCATATCGAATTTATAAATGCCACAGAGGGTGGTGCATATATAGAAGGCTGTAAACATATGAAATTACAGGAATTTATAGATAAATATATAGTTTAAATTGATTTTAGATAGTATGAATAAGAAAGTATTGATACAAAAATAATGAAGGCAGTGTTAAAAGTTTTATGAAAAATTAAAACTTTTGACAATATTAATTATATAATATTAGGGAGAGATATTATATGAATACTTTTAAGATTGGTAATAGATATATAGGAAAAGATTATCCACCTTTAGTAATAGTAGAGATAGGTATTAACCATGAAGGAAGTTTAGAAATTGCAAAAAAGATGGTTGATGCTGCTTATATGGCAGGTGCAGAAGTAATAAAACATCAAACTCATATTGTAGAAGATGAAATGAGTTTAGAAGCAAGAAAAGTTATACCAGGTAATACAAATGTATCTATTTATGATGTGATTGAAAGATGTGCACTTTCAGAAGAAGAAGAAATGGAATTAAAAGAATATGTGGAATCTAAAGGCATGATATTTTTAAGCACTCCATTTTCTAGAGCTGCTGTAAATAGATTGGAAAGAATGGGAGTATTAGCATATAAGATAGGTTCAGGAGAATGTAATAATTATCCTTTAGTTGAATATATAGCATCATTGGGTAAACCTGTAATCTTATCAACTGGTATGAATAATATTGAAAGTGTTAAGAAATCAGTAGAAATATTTAGAAAATATGACATTCCTTTTGCTTTACTTCATTGTACAAATTTATATCCTACTCCACCTCATCTTGTAAGATTAGGTGGAATGATAGAATTACAAAAAGAATTTCCAGATGCTGTTATAGGATTATCAGATCATACAGTTAACAATAATGCTTGTTTGGCAGCAACAGCATTAGGAGCATGTATATTAGAAAGGCATTTTACTGATAGTAAGGATAGATTAGGACCAGATATTATATGTTCTATGGATCCAAAAGAATTAAAAGAACTTATAGAAGGAAGTAGAGAAATTTATTTAATGCGTGGAGGGAAAAAAGAAGCTGCAAAAGAAGAGCACGTGACTATTAATTTTGCATTTGCGACAGTTGTTGCTATAAAAGATATAAAAAAAGGTGAGGTATTAACAAAAGATAATATTTGGGTTAAAAGGCCTGGAACGGGTGAAATTAAGGCTGAACATTATAATAGTTTATTAGGTAAAAAAGT is part of the Caminicella sporogenes DSM 14501 genome and harbors:
- a CDS encoding RNA-guided endonuclease TnpB family protein; amino-acid sequence: MSKSIAESKNIRTYKMRIKDKKFKSKVIDYIYKYRHFENMYIILLNQDYKLSIGDFRLLTNYEIMRALFRRTTPKKLEEKLTYIRNKYKRHQIMNDLIKLSKDLKIHNLVEIMKRVKAEYKGFFSKRKNGDYKARPPKPKKLSKLTNYTIPLDSYKGFSLKRKNQIGINLNNKMIITYINHKELEKVVGNLSKIKAVHLNFSNNELYLLFIYEKEEKEIKNKPYKSAGIDMGINNLLSIYVDDKETPSLIIDGKKYKTYNANFNRFIGKLNKEISTTKDKNKKRYLEKYRTYLYEKRNRYFNDQFHKISKRVLEYLGKYKVTEIILSNNLNNLKNNGKCKLNKANKQNFIQIPFGKLIRYIEYKAKDYGIKVKYVDESYTSKTSSLTEDIKIIQKLLQYNLDLTNALGGKRVKRGLFKDKAINKIINADLNGARNICLLGSKKAQQKYKVGGENRWLNKKLCNPIKVESDFKLCRLIAS
- the csrA gene encoding carbon storage regulator CsrA; this translates as MLVLTRKKDESIIIDGKIEIKVISIEENKVKIGISAPKDIEIHRKEIYIQIQEENRQAASGKLDLKDIANIFKK
- a CDS encoding flagellin, which codes for MRINHNLMALNAHRQLKINSSAQSKALEKLSSGYRINRAGDDAAGLAISEKMRAQIRGLNQASRNAQDSISLIQTAEGALQETQAILQRMRELAVQAANDTNVTADRSAIALEIKELESEINRIASQTEFNKQKLLTGAFSGKVFQIGANKDQTITLSIATMTASALKINSINVKMSSAGSASAAIDTINKAIETVSKERAKLGANQNRLEHTIKNLDTAAENLQAAESRIRDVDMAKEMMEFTKQNILNQAAQAMLAQANQAPQGVLQLLR
- a CDS encoding motility associated factor glycosyltransferase family protein; protein product: MENQIYQNNISVLKEVYGENVIDILSDESDEEIIIEEAKDGSYTLKIIIDGQSKYITSKYAPLREAKKFVDNIEKYDYETLFIVFGMGLGYHIFELSKLLGENNKILVIEPSVSVFKKSMEINDWTDLMKKKKIFFFIGEDIESIDQFYYRHINELNVSNIEFLVFSHYDKFFSQIYRKIAKKLKECIENIRVSICTLKYFSNQLNYNLFKNLKEVVKGENIRLLKDKFKDIPAIIVSAGPSLDKNIRELKKVQDRAVIIAGGRTLKPLLDNGIDPSLVVSLDPGRPVYELIKDNLDKEIPLVTTVISQSDIIREYRGKKYFSNVLESMELVNYLLSREIDRISQGGSVANMSLSLAHYMGCNPIILVGQDLAYTDGKIHAQNSTYELDGNNKKPDEGLIEIEDIYGNRVCTNTVWLSFLRWFEFYIRENPEKEYIDATEGGAKINGTKIMSLKETIEKYCTEEINIAERFKNIDSSDSDVIEKITYSLRKLKELKKNLIEVKKKSISGIKFSKKMLEYYRDNREYDINEILKALDDIDEDIKKYKLMTTGIYHFISPIILQIYHKEEFREKISETERERGIRLAKKSYVLYEGIKNSIERVIPLISECIEDFKQCERSNGI
- a CDS encoding motility associated factor glycosyltransferase family protein; translation: MEFFKENLDLIRKNDYILYRKLLELDIDNRNYTIIETKNGRYTLKVRDYDGIRETVTFLHSKYNPDREAANFAKMQFSEKSKINIIYGFGLGYHIEKILEILDIDDILYVVDLNLEVFKIALKLNDLRHILSDKRLKFIISDDEKWVAKKIKNLLSDENKFVIYPPSIKTIPNKYSYFKFLMEDWNMKKSVTEKWAELLKDNFEKNKKIVCENIGVLFNSYKNKPIIIVSAGPSLNKNKYLLKKIKGKAFIFSVGSALKPLLKVGVKPDMFCIIDPQPITYKQIEGFEDLDIPLVFLNTASAYTVSKYKGPKYVAVNRSSELEKSEYLIDTGGSVATAVMDMAIKFGGNPIVFIGQDLAFTNGEHHADGNMYGEEEKVKSLPNMRKIRGQNGEILDTTLGLLSFKYWIENKIKDNPHIEFINATEGGAYIEGCKHMKLQEFIDKYIV
- the neuB gene encoding N-acetylneuraminate synthase; the encoded protein is MNTFKIGNRYIGKDYPPLVIVEIGINHEGSLEIAKKMVDAAYMAGAEVIKHQTHIVEDEMSLEARKVIPGNTNVSIYDVIERCALSEEEEMELKEYVESKGMIFLSTPFSRAAVNRLERMGVLAYKIGSGECNNYPLVEYIASLGKPVILSTGMNNIESVKKSVEIFRKYDIPFALLHCTNLYPTPPHLVRLGGMIELQKEFPDAVIGLSDHTVNNNACLAATALGACILERHFTDSKDRLGPDIICSMDPKELKELIEGSREIYLMRGGKKEAAKEEHVTINFAFATVVAIKDIKKGEVLTKDNIWVKRPGTGEIKAEHYNSLLGKKVTRNIKYDEHLSWDDIE